One Streptomyces sp. NBC_00554 DNA segment encodes these proteins:
- a CDS encoding TIGR02234 family membrane protein, which translates to MEYVTAVPHPRSEAAGPARSGRRSLAVALLSGALGAAVALLATRQNWSAGTATVAGGDFPLTAAGSDVTGVPAALAIVGLAALVAVFAVRRSGRFLVSALLALSGAGIVVAAVLGAGDSSALDEKAAAASGDTAATAAALSHTAWPYVAAAGGALILLAGLLALRYGRLWPAMSGRYERDGAPRPRKAKPVDPDRPEDIWKALDRGEDPTGPDPAGT; encoded by the coding sequence GTGGAGTACGTGACTGCTGTTCCGCATCCCCGATCCGAAGCCGCCGGACCCGCCAGGTCCGGCCGCCGCAGCCTTGCCGTCGCCCTGCTCAGCGGCGCCCTCGGCGCGGCCGTGGCGCTGCTGGCGACCCGCCAGAACTGGTCGGCGGGCACCGCGACGGTGGCCGGCGGCGACTTTCCGCTGACCGCCGCGGGCAGCGACGTCACGGGCGTGCCCGCGGCGCTCGCCATAGTGGGCCTCGCCGCGCTCGTCGCCGTCTTCGCCGTACGCCGCTCCGGGCGCTTCCTGGTCTCCGCGCTGCTCGCGCTCTCCGGCGCGGGCATCGTCGTCGCGGCCGTGCTCGGCGCCGGCGACAGCTCCGCGCTCGACGAGAAGGCCGCGGCGGCCTCCGGCGACACCGCCGCCACCGCGGCCGCGCTCAGCCACACCGCCTGGCCGTACGTCGCCGCCGCGGGCGGCGCCCTCATCCTCCTCGCGGGTCTCCTTGCGCTGCGCTATGGGCGGCTCTGGCCCGCGATGTCGGGCCGCTACGAGCGCGACGGGGCGCCCCGGCCGCGCAAGGCCAAGCCGGTCGACCCGGACCGCCCCGAGGACATCTGGAAGGCGCTCGACCGGGGCGAGGACCCGACGGGTCCTGACCCGGCAGGGACCTGA
- a CDS encoding HGxxPAAW family protein, with protein sequence MAGSSHGHTPAAWTGVTIAFIGFCVSGAFTVLADPLGFWAGLVIVGLGGVVGMVMQAAGLGKTKAKPAAPVREREAVGVEG encoded by the coding sequence ATGGCGGGCAGCAGCCACGGTCACACCCCGGCCGCCTGGACCGGTGTCACCATCGCCTTCATCGGGTTCTGCGTCTCCGGCGCCTTCACGGTGCTGGCCGACCCGCTGGGCTTCTGGGCCGGTCTGGTCATCGTCGGTCTCGGTGGTGTCGTCGGCATGGTGATGCAGGCGGCGGGCCTGGGCAAGACGAAGGCCAAGCCCGCGGCCCCGGTCCGTGAGCGTGAGGCCGTCGGCGTCGAGGGCTGA
- a CDS encoding DUF2752 domain-containing protein: MRGVNAESQRVAQGAESGAGAVLRRLAVPGGVLAAVVGAFAYVGAVDPNQPGHYPVCPLLRLTGVYCPGCGGLRSAHAFVHGDFAAALTDNALAVVGYLGFAVVWTVWVVRSVRGRPARIELGRVQLWTVGALVLVFTVVRNLPFGGWLHP, encoded by the coding sequence ATGCGTGGGGTGAACGCCGAATCCCAGAGGGTGGCACAGGGCGCGGAGTCCGGAGCCGGCGCCGTACTGCGGCGGCTCGCCGTTCCCGGTGGGGTGCTCGCGGCCGTCGTCGGTGCCTTCGCGTACGTCGGGGCCGTCGACCCCAACCAGCCCGGGCACTACCCCGTCTGCCCGCTGCTGCGGCTCACCGGCGTGTACTGCCCCGGCTGCGGCGGTCTGCGCAGTGCGCACGCCTTCGTCCACGGGGACTTCGCGGCGGCGCTCACGGACAACGCGCTCGCCGTCGTGGGGTATCTGGGCTTCGCGGTGGTGTGGACCGTCTGGGTGGTTCGGTCGGTGCGCGGGCGCCCGGCGCGGATCGAGCTGGGGCGGGTTCAGCTGTGGACCGTCGGCGCGTTGGTGCTGGTCTTCACGGTTGTCCGGAACCTGCCGTTCGGTGGCTGGCTGCACCCTTGA
- the trpC gene encoding indole-3-glycerol phosphate synthase TrpC, with the protein MSVLDEIIDGVRADLAERQARVSLDELKERAAKAPAAKDGVAALRGDGVKVICEVKRSSPSKGALAAIADPAALAADYEAGGAAVISVLTEQRRFGGSLADLEAVRAKVDIPVLRKDFIVTSYQLWEARAYGADLALLIVAALDQAALESLIERAESIGLTPIVEVHDEDEAERAVDAGAKVIGVNARNLKDLKVDRSTFERVAPEIPAGIVKIAESGVRGPHDLIAYANAGADAVLVGESLVTGRDPKTAVSDLVAAGAHPALRHGRG; encoded by the coding sequence GTGAGTGTGCTCGACGAGATCATCGACGGAGTCCGTGCCGACCTCGCGGAGCGGCAGGCGCGCGTCAGCCTCGACGAGCTCAAGGAGCGCGCGGCGAAGGCTCCGGCGGCCAAGGACGGCGTGGCGGCCCTGCGCGGCGACGGCGTCAAGGTCATCTGCGAGGTCAAGCGCTCCAGCCCGTCCAAGGGCGCGCTCGCCGCGATCGCCGACCCGGCCGCCCTCGCCGCGGACTACGAGGCGGGCGGCGCGGCCGTCATCTCGGTCCTCACCGAGCAGCGCCGCTTCGGCGGCTCGCTTGCCGACCTGGAGGCCGTCCGGGCCAAGGTCGACATCCCCGTACTGCGCAAGGACTTCATCGTCACGTCGTACCAGCTGTGGGAGGCCCGTGCGTACGGCGCCGACCTCGCGCTGCTGATCGTGGCCGCCCTCGACCAGGCCGCCCTGGAGTCCCTCATCGAGCGCGCCGAGTCCATCGGGCTCACGCCGATCGTCGAGGTGCACGACGAGGACGAGGCCGAGCGGGCGGTGGACGCCGGCGCGAAGGTCATCGGCGTCAACGCGCGCAATCTCAAGGACCTCAAGGTGGACCGCTCCACCTTCGAGCGCGTCGCCCCCGAGATCCCGGCCGGCATCGTCAAGATCGCCGAGTCCGGCGTCCGCGGCCCGCACGACCTCATTGCGTACGCCAACGCCGGCGCCGACGCGGTCCTGGTCGGCGAGTCCCTCGTCACCGGCCGCGACCCCAAGACGGCGGTCTCCGACCTGGTAGCGGCGGGGGCCCACCCCGCCCTGCGCCACGGACGGGGCTGA
- the trpM gene encoding tryptophan biosynthesis modulator TrpM, translating to MPTSPHATATSRPGPRPDGGSACVGSAVPLPAAQDAYARLARGCRPRGCRAPARRVHGRRVRYVIGDEPGQVNGMRWRLARAR from the coding sequence GTGCCCACCTCGCCCCACGCCACCGCCACCTCCCGTCCGGGCCCGCGCCCCGACGGGGGTTCGGCCTGCGTGGGGTCGGCCGTGCCGCTCCCGGCCGCCCAGGACGCCTACGCCCGCCTCGCCCGGGGCTGCCGCCCGCGTGGCTGCCGGGCGCCCGCGCGCCGTGTCCACGGACGCCGCGTCCGCTATGTCATCGGCGATGAGCCGGGCCAGGTCAACGGCATGCGATGGCGCCTCGCGCGCGCACGCTGA
- the trpB gene encoding tryptophan synthase subunit beta, with protein MPSEFFIPDPEGQVPSAEGYFGAYGGKFIPEALVAAVDEVAVEYDKAKSDPEFARELDDLLAHYTGRPSALTEVPRFAEHAGGARVFLKREDLNHTGSHKINNVLGQALLTRRMGKTRVIAETGAGQHGVATATACALFGLECTIYMGEIDTQRQALNVARMRMLGAEVIAVKSGSRTLKDAINEAFRDWVANVDHTHYLFGTVAGPHPFPAMVRDFHRVIGVEARRQILERAGRLPDAAVACVGGGSNAIGLFHAFIPDADVRLIGCEPAGHGVETGEHAATLTAGEPGILHGSRSYVLQDEEGQITEPYSISAGLDYPGIGPEHSYLKDSGRGEYRAVTDDAAMQALRLLSRSEGIIPAIESAHALAGALEVGKELGPDGLILINLSGRGDKDMDTAARYFGLYETDASVAADAEGENAEIEGDAK; from the coding sequence ATGCCCAGCGAGTTCTTCATTCCCGACCCCGAGGGTCAAGTTCCCAGCGCCGAGGGGTACTTCGGCGCGTACGGCGGCAAGTTCATCCCGGAGGCGCTGGTCGCCGCCGTGGACGAGGTCGCCGTCGAGTACGACAAGGCGAAGTCCGACCCCGAGTTCGCCCGTGAGCTCGACGACCTGCTCGCCCACTACACCGGGCGGCCCAGCGCGCTGACCGAGGTGCCGCGCTTCGCCGAACACGCCGGTGGCGCACGGGTGTTCCTCAAGCGGGAAGATCTCAACCACACCGGATCCCACAAGATCAACAACGTCCTCGGGCAGGCTCTGCTCACCCGGAGGATGGGCAAGACGCGCGTCATCGCGGAGACCGGGGCGGGCCAGCACGGCGTCGCCACCGCCACCGCCTGCGCCCTCTTCGGCCTCGAATGCACCATCTACATGGGCGAGATCGACACCCAGAGGCAGGCTCTCAACGTCGCGCGCATGCGCATGCTGGGCGCCGAGGTCATCGCCGTGAAGTCCGGCAGCCGGACGTTGAAGGACGCCATCAACGAGGCCTTCCGCGACTGGGTCGCCAACGTCGACCACACCCACTACCTGTTCGGGACCGTCGCCGGTCCGCACCCCTTCCCCGCCATGGTGCGCGACTTCCACCGGGTCATCGGGGTCGAGGCACGGCGGCAGATCCTGGAGCGCGCCGGACGGCTCCCCGACGCCGCCGTCGCCTGTGTCGGCGGCGGGTCGAACGCCATCGGGCTCTTTCACGCCTTCATCCCCGACGCCGACGTACGCCTCATCGGCTGCGAGCCGGCGGGGCACGGTGTCGAGACCGGTGAGCACGCCGCGACCCTGACGGCGGGCGAGCCGGGCATCCTGCACGGCTCGCGGTCCTACGTCCTCCAGGACGAGGAAGGCCAGATCACCGAGCCGTACTCGATCTCGGCCGGTCTGGACTACCCGGGCATCGGGCCCGAGCACTCCTACCTCAAGGACAGCGGCCGCGGCGAGTACCGCGCGGTCACCGACGACGCGGCGATGCAGGCCCTGCGCCTGCTCTCCCGCAGCGAGGGCATCATCCCGGCGATCGAGAGCGCGCACGCGCTGGCCGGAGCCCTGGAGGTCGGCAAGGAGCTGGGTCCGGACGGGCTGATCCTCATCAACCTGTCCGGCCGTGGCGACAAGGACATGGACACGGCCGCCCGTTACTTCGGCCTGTACGAGACCGACGCGTCCGTCGCCGCGGACGCCGAGGGCGAGAACGCCGAGATCGAGGGGGACGCCAAGTGA
- the trpA gene encoding tryptophan synthase subunit alpha gives MSGNIQLLSDALAGAKAEGRSALIAYLPAGFPTVDGGIEAIKAVFDGGADIVEVGLPHSDPVLDGPVIQTADDIALRGGVKIADVMRTVREAYEATGKPVLVMTYWNPIDRYGVERFTAELAEAGGAGCILPDLPVQESALWREHAEKHGLATVFVVAPSSKDARLAEITAAGSGFVYAASLMGVTGTRASVGAQAQDLVRRTKATTELPVCVGLGVSSAEQAAEVAGFADGVIVGSAFVKRILDAPDEAAGLEAVRALAADLAKGVRGAL, from the coding sequence GTGAGCGGCAACATCCAGCTGTTGAGTGACGCCCTCGCCGGTGCCAAGGCGGAAGGGCGGTCCGCGCTCATCGCGTACCTGCCGGCCGGGTTCCCGACCGTCGACGGCGGGATCGAGGCCATCAAGGCCGTCTTCGACGGGGGCGCCGACATCGTCGAGGTCGGTCTGCCGCACAGCGACCCCGTCCTCGACGGCCCCGTCATCCAGACCGCCGACGACATCGCCCTGCGCGGCGGAGTCAAGATCGCCGATGTGATGCGGACGGTCCGGGAGGCCTACGAGGCCACTGGCAAGCCGGTGCTCGTGATGACGTACTGGAATCCGATCGACCGCTACGGAGTCGAGCGCTTCACCGCCGAACTGGCGGAAGCGGGCGGCGCCGGATGCATCCTGCCCGACCTTCCGGTGCAGGAGTCGGCGCTGTGGAGGGAGCACGCCGAGAAGCACGGGCTCGCGACCGTCTTCGTCGTCGCGCCCAGCAGCAAGGACGCCAGGCTCGCCGAGATCACCGCGGCGGGCTCCGGCTTCGTGTACGCGGCCTCGCTGATGGGCGTCACCGGCACCCGTGCGTCGGTGGGCGCCCAGGCGCAGGACCTGGTGCGGCGCACCAAGGCCACCACCGAACTGCCCGTCTGCGTCGGCCTCGGCGTCTCCAGCGCCGAGCAGGCCGCCGAGGTGGCCGGCTTCGCCGACGGTGTGATCGTCGGGTCCGCCTTCGTGAAGCGGATCCTGGACGCGCCGGACGAGGCGGCCGGCCTGGAGGCCGTACGCGCGCTCGCCGCCGACCTTGCGAAGGGTGTGCGAGGGGCGCTGTAG
- a CDS encoding thioredoxin domain-containing protein: protein MSEKNRDGKRNARERLAVEREKQKTAEKRRRALIVGASVVCVLGLAAVIGVVAANSGKDKKSDASGPVVTPSGATGKDSLAIPVGKDTAKSTLTVWEDFRCPACKSFETAYRSTIHELVNAGQLKVEYHLVTIIDGNMGGSGSRKAANAAACAQDAGKFTAYHDVLYENQPEETDDAFADNSKLIELAGKVDGLDTAAFQKCVNDGTHDSWVVKSNAAFQSSGFSGTPTVLLGGTNIYADQSMTPAKLKQMVEAANKG from the coding sequence GTGAGCGAGAAGAACCGTGACGGAAAGCGCAATGCCCGCGAGCGGCTGGCGGTCGAGCGAGAGAAGCAGAAGACCGCGGAGAAGCGCCGTCGGGCGCTGATCGTGGGGGCTTCGGTGGTCTGTGTCCTTGGCCTGGCCGCGGTGATCGGCGTGGTGGCCGCCAACTCCGGCAAGGACAAGAAGAGTGACGCCTCCGGCCCGGTCGTGACGCCCTCGGGCGCGACCGGCAAGGACAGCCTCGCGATCCCCGTCGGCAAGGACACCGCCAAGTCGACCCTCACGGTGTGGGAGGACTTCCGCTGCCCTGCGTGCAAGTCCTTCGAGACCGCCTACCGCTCGACGATTCACGAGCTGGTGAACGCCGGCCAGCTGAAGGTCGAGTACCACCTCGTCACGATCATCGACGGGAACATGGGGGGCAGCGGCTCCCGCAAGGCCGCCAACGCCGCGGCCTGCGCCCAGGACGCCGGAAAGTTCACCGCGTACCACGACGTGCTGTACGAGAACCAGCCCGAGGAGACCGACGACGCCTTCGCCGACAACAGCAAGCTCATCGAGCTGGCGGGCAAGGTCGACGGCCTGGACACGGCCGCGTTCCAGAAGTGTGTCAACGACGGCACGCACGACAGCTGGGTCGTGAAGTCCAACGCCGCCTTCCAGAGCAGCGGTTTCAGCGGCACGCCGACCGTGCTGCTCGGCGGCACGAACATCTACGCGGACCAGTCGATGACCCCGGCGAAGCTGAAGCAGATGGTGGAGGCGGCGAACAAGGGCTGA
- the lgt gene encoding prolipoprotein diacylglyceryl transferase: MEFAYIPSPSQGVLHLGPIPLRGYAFCIIIGVFVAVWLGNKRWIARGGLPGTTADIAVWAVPFGLVGGRLYHVITDYELYFSEGRDWVDAFKIWEGGLGIWGAIALGAVGAWIGCRRRGIPLPAWADALAPGIVFAQAIGRWGNWFNQELYGKSTDLPWALKITSSTDGRVPGLYHPTFLYESLWCVGVGFLVIWADRRFKLGHGRAFALYVAAYCVGRFWIEYLRVDEAHHVLGMRLNNWTAIVVFLLAVVYLVLSARMRPGREEVVEPAAVASGEGDGEGDSEGDAVDLDKAESADAEPADAEAPESDEGAEPSESKESKESKESKESKESKESKESKESAADEAESAKKS, from the coding sequence ATGGAATTTGCCTATATCCCCAGTCCGTCGCAGGGTGTGCTGCATCTCGGCCCCATTCCGCTGCGCGGCTACGCGTTCTGCATCATCATCGGCGTCTTCGTAGCCGTCTGGCTCGGCAACAAGCGCTGGATCGCCCGCGGTGGGCTGCCCGGCACGACGGCCGACATCGCTGTCTGGGCCGTGCCGTTCGGCCTGGTCGGCGGCCGGCTCTACCACGTGATCACGGACTACGAGCTGTACTTCAGCGAGGGCCGCGACTGGGTGGACGCCTTCAAGATCTGGGAGGGCGGGCTCGGTATCTGGGGCGCGATCGCGCTCGGTGCGGTGGGTGCGTGGATCGGCTGCCGCCGACGCGGCATCCCGTTGCCCGCCTGGGCCGACGCCCTCGCTCCCGGCATCGTCTTCGCACAGGCCATCGGGCGCTGGGGCAACTGGTTCAACCAGGAGCTCTACGGCAAGTCGACGGACCTCCCCTGGGCGCTGAAGATCACGTCCTCGACGGACGGCCGGGTGCCGGGGCTGTACCACCCGACGTTCCTGTACGAGTCCCTGTGGTGCGTCGGCGTCGGCTTCCTCGTCATCTGGGCGGACCGCCGCTTCAAGCTCGGGCACGGGCGGGCGTTCGCGCTGTACGTCGCCGCGTACTGCGTCGGCCGTTTCTGGATCGAGTACCTGCGCGTCGACGAGGCCCACCACGTCCTGGGCATGCGTCTCAACAACTGGACCGCGATCGTGGTCTTCCTCCTCGCGGTGGTCTACCTCGTGCTCTCGGCGCGGATGCGGCCTGGGCGCGAGGAGGTCGTGGAGCCGGCCGCGGTGGCCTCCGGCGAGGGTGACGGTGAGGGCGACAGCGAGGGTGACGCCGTCGACCTGGACAAGGCCGAATCGGCCGATGCGGAGCCGGCTGACGCCGAGGCCCCGGAGTCCGACGAGGGCGCTGAGCCCTCGGAGTCCAAGGAGTCCAAGGAGTCCAAGGAGTCCAAGGAGTCCAAGGAGTCCAAGGAGTCCAAGGAGTCCAAGGAGTCCGCGGCGGACGAGGCCGAGTCGGCCAAGAAGAGCTGA
- a CDS encoding CoA ester lyase, whose product MTAGHLPLTWLYVPGDRPEVVAKALVSGSDVVLIDLEDAVAPDRKEYARAATAELLSEPPPVPVHVRVNALDSPQAEADLKTLSPLPGLSGLRLPKVTSPADVVRVAENATPSGGGAIPLYALLETALGVEHAFTIASSHRALRGIALGEADLRADLGVRGDAGLDWSRARVVVAARAAGLAPPAQSIYPDIRDLDGLAASCTHGRTLGFLGRTAIHPRQLPVIEQSYLPTPEEIETAEAILKAATTDPGAQALPDGTFVDAAVVAGAHRTLALAHRRS is encoded by the coding sequence GTGACCGCGGGGCACCTCCCCCTCACCTGGCTGTACGTCCCCGGCGACCGCCCGGAGGTCGTCGCCAAGGCGCTGGTGTCGGGCTCGGACGTCGTTCTCATCGACCTGGAGGACGCGGTTGCCCCGGACCGCAAGGAGTACGCCCGCGCGGCCACCGCGGAACTCCTCTCCGAGCCCCCGCCCGTCCCGGTCCACGTCCGCGTGAACGCCCTGGACAGCCCACAAGCGGAAGCCGACCTCAAGACCCTCTCCCCGCTTCCAGGTCTGTCGGGGCTCCGCCTCCCCAAAGTCACCTCACCCGCCGACGTCGTCCGGGTCGCGGAGAACGCGACCCCCTCCGGCGGCGGCGCGATCCCGCTGTACGCCCTCCTGGAAACGGCCCTCGGCGTGGAGCATGCCTTCACCATCGCGTCCTCGCACCGGGCCCTGCGCGGCATCGCCCTCGGCGAGGCCGACCTACGGGCGGACCTGGGCGTACGGGGTGACGCGGGCCTGGACTGGTCCCGCGCCCGCGTGGTGGTGGCCGCCCGCGCCGCCGGCCTGGCTCCGCCCGCCCAGTCCATCTACCCCGACATCCGCGACCTCGACGGCCTCGCCGCCTCCTGCACCCACGGCCGCACCCTCGGCTTCCTCGGCCGCACCGCCATCCACCCCCGCCAGCTCCCGGTCATCGAGCAGTCCTACCTCCCGACCCCCGAAGAAATCGAAACCGCCGAAGCAATCCTCAAAGCAGCCACCACCGACCCCGGCGCCCAGGCCCTCCCCGACGGCACCTTCGTGGACGCGGCGGTGGTAGCAGGCGCCCACCGAACACTCGCGCTGGCACACCGAAGGAGCTGA
- a CDS encoding CaiB/BaiF CoA transferase family protein — protein sequence MSTHPGQAPLTGLRVLDLATLFAGPLAATMLGDFGAEVVKVEHPTKPDPSRGHGPSKDGIGLWWKLLGRNKRTITLDLSKPGGRETLLRLAATADVVIENFRPGTLEKWDLGWAELSAANPRLVLARVTGFGQFGPYAHRPGFGTLAEAMSGFAAITGEQDAPPTLPPFGLADSIAGLATAYAVMTALTARERTGEGQVVDMAIIEPILTVLGPQPLWYDQLGHVQPRTGNRSANNAPRNTYRTADGSWVAVSTSAQSIAERLMRLVGRPELIDEPWFATGADRARHADVLDEAVGAWIADRTRTEVLEAFEKAEAAVAPIQDVRDVMTDPQYEALDTITTVQDPELGPLRMQNVLFRLSSTPGAIHWAGRPHGADTDTVLAELGLTEREIDALRAEGAL from the coding sequence ATGAGCACGCACCCGGGGCAAGCACCCCTCACCGGCCTGCGCGTCCTCGACCTCGCCACCCTCTTCGCCGGGCCGCTCGCCGCGACCATGCTCGGCGACTTCGGCGCGGAGGTCGTCAAGGTCGAGCATCCCACCAAGCCCGACCCGTCCCGGGGGCACGGCCCGTCCAAGGACGGCATCGGTCTCTGGTGGAAGCTCCTCGGCCGCAACAAGCGCACGATCACCCTCGACCTGTCCAAGCCGGGCGGCCGCGAGACCCTCCTCCGCCTCGCCGCCACCGCCGACGTCGTCATCGAGAACTTCCGCCCCGGCACGCTGGAGAAGTGGGACCTCGGCTGGGCGGAACTCTCGGCCGCGAACCCCCGCCTCGTCCTCGCCCGGGTCACCGGCTTCGGCCAGTTCGGGCCGTACGCGCACCGCCCGGGCTTCGGCACGCTCGCGGAGGCGATGAGCGGCTTCGCGGCGATCACCGGCGAGCAGGACGCCCCGCCGACCCTGCCGCCCTTCGGCCTGGCCGACTCGATCGCGGGTCTGGCGACGGCGTACGCCGTGATGACCGCGCTGACGGCCCGCGAGCGGACCGGCGAGGGCCAGGTGGTCGACATGGCGATCATCGAACCCATCCTGACCGTCCTCGGCCCGCAGCCGCTCTGGTACGACCAGTTGGGCCACGTCCAGCCCCGCACCGGCAACCGCTCCGCGAACAACGCGCCCCGCAACACCTATCGCACAGCCGACGGTTCCTGGGTCGCGGTCTCCACCTCCGCCCAGTCGATCGCGGAACGCCTGATGCGGCTGGTCGGCCGCCCGGAGCTGATCGACGAACCGTGGTTCGCGACGGGTGCGGACCGCGCGCGCCACGCGGACGTCCTGGACGAGGCGGTCGGCGCGTGGATCGCCGACCGCACCCGCACCGAAGTCCTGGAGGCCTTCGAGAAGGCGGAGGCCGCGGTGGCCCCCATCCAGGACGTACGGGACGTGATGACGGACCCGCAGTACGAGGCGCTGGACACCATCACCACCGTCCAGGACCCCGAACTCGGCCCCCTCCGCATGCAGAACGTCCTCTTCCGGCTCTCCTCCACCCCCGGCGCGATCCACTGGGCGGGCCGCCCGCACGGCGCGGACACCGACACGGTCCTCGCCGAACTCGGCCTGACGGAGCGGGAGATCGACGCCCTGCGAGCGGAGGGAGCCCTGTGA
- the rbsK gene encoding ribokinase: protein MTHIAVLGSTNMDLVAYVAKAPQRGETVTGREFRTIPGGKGANQAVAAVHAGADVSLIGAVGYDAFGSQLRSTLEHSGVNTDHLRTTEGPSGTAHIVVDDEGGNAIVVIPGANATVSALAPGDEGLIATADALLLQLEIPQSAVLAGAEAARSHGVRTILTPSPAQPLPPQLLATIDLLVPNEHEAAALTGITDPHAAAAALLDQVPEVVITLGSAGSLYAARGATPMTVPAPRVTAVDSTGAGDTFVGTLAVALAEGREMPEALAWASAAAALSVQKAGASSSMPYRAEIDAQASQASQTSQVSQHPRPTS from the coding sequence ATGACCCACATCGCCGTTCTCGGCTCCACGAACATGGACCTCGTCGCGTACGTCGCCAAGGCCCCGCAGCGCGGCGAGACCGTGACGGGCCGGGAGTTCCGTACGATCCCCGGCGGCAAGGGCGCCAACCAGGCGGTGGCCGCGGTGCACGCGGGTGCCGACGTCTCGTTGATCGGCGCGGTGGGCTACGACGCCTTCGGCAGCCAACTCCGGTCCACGCTGGAGCACTCGGGTGTGAACACCGACCATCTGCGCACCACCGAGGGCCCGTCGGGCACCGCGCACATCGTCGTCGACGACGAGGGCGGCAACGCGATCGTCGTCATCCCCGGCGCGAACGCCACGGTCTCCGCCCTCGCCCCCGGCGACGAGGGCCTCATCGCCACCGCCGACGCCCTCCTGCTGCAGCTCGAGATCCCGCAGTCCGCGGTCCTCGCGGGCGCCGAGGCAGCCCGCAGCCACGGCGTACGCACCATCCTGACCCCGTCCCCCGCCCAGCCGCTGCCACCCCAACTCCTGGCCACCATCGACCTGTTGGTGCCCAACGAACACGAGGCCGCCGCGCTCACCGGCATCACCGATCCACACGCGGCGGCTGCCGCCCTGCTCGACCAGGTGCCGGAGGTCGTCATCACGCTGGGATCGGCGGGCAGCCTGTACGCGGCCCGCGGCGCCACACCCATGACCGTGCCCGCACCCCGGGTGACCGCCGTGGACTCGACCGGCGCGGGCGACACCTTCGTCGGCACCCTCGCTGTGGCCCTCGCCGAAGGCCGGGAGATGCCGGAGGCCCTGGCCTGGGCATCGGCCGCCGCCGCGCTCTCGGTGCAGAAGGCAGGGGCGTCGTCCTCGATGCCGTACCGCGCCGAGATCGACGCCCAGGCGTCGCAGGCGTCCCAGACGTCCCAGGTCTCGCAGCACCCGCGGCCCACCTCATGA